Proteins encoded by one window of Mercenaria mercenaria strain notata chromosome 4, MADL_Memer_1, whole genome shotgun sequence:
- the LOC123552272 gene encoding xaa-Pro aminopeptidase 1-like, translating to MRNIWNLFVLFFIVKTTSSVYGAQTRHKRQAAGLTPGNWDSCKPGAPAPPTRVNTTDRVIQLRTYFTTLGIQAYLVPSADAHQSEYPSQYDKRRGFISGFKGSAGFAVITINKQALWTDGRYFLEAEDTLDCNWILMRHGEPGVPTMTEWLKKELSRGNFLGVSPFLVGSSDWKKYEEELLASGIHMRPVQEELIDRFWNSTLGRPEIPNTPIKVLPLQFAGRTWQDKVSDMRTAMEAKRVDMLVVTALDETAWLFNLRATDIDYNPFFISYAIVEKVRVTLFLLNHLTKITANPTDKASTVTVAEHLNTNNDGTCANKTGACVEVKAYNPDDVINTVKSRSQTINKIWLGYSCNYAIYSAVNESKIHQANTPIAIAKVRKNPVEVAGMKNSHIRDAAALISFLEKLEKEVKAGKVWTELSAAKDLERYRTKQKYNRGLSFKSISGFGANGAIIHYSVTNVTNINITTNGMYLLDSGGQYLDGTTDVTRTFHYGIPTDYQKECYTRVLMGHIDLFQAKWPKGLYGREIDTFARRPLWDVGLVYRHGTGHGIGMYLSVHEGPGRISLSHSSYERDNILDTNQFFSDEPGYYEDGKFGIRLENIVMVKNASTTYTFPGTQFLTFEHVTLVPYEPHLIKFELLSGKQICYLNGYSKMVRDHVGPELKRQRKYEAYEWMMRKTEPV from the exons ATGAGGAATATATGGAATTTATTTGTATTATTCTTCATTGTAAAAA CTACAAGCAGTGTATATGGCGCGCAAACTAGACATAAACGGCAGGCGGCGGGCCTAACACCAGGGAACTGGGATAGTTGCAAACCG GGAGCACCGGCCCCTCCCACCCGAGTAAATACAACCGACAGAGTCATTCAGCTGAGGACTTACTTCACAACCCTTGGTATCCAGGCCTATCTCGTTCCTAGTGCAGATGCTCATCAG agcGAGTATCCTTCACAGTACGACAAAAGACGAGGCTTCATTTCCGGTTTCAAGGGATCAGCAG gaTTTGCAGTGATAACAATTAACAAGCAGGCGTTATGGACAGACGGAAGATATTTCTTGGAAGCTGAAGATACTTTAGACTGTAACTGGATTCTCATGCGTCATG GAGAACCGGGCGTTCCTACCATGACTGAATGGTTGAAGAAAGAATTAAGTAGAGGAAATTTCCTTGGTGTGAGCCCTTTTCTAGTGGGCAGCT CTGACTGGAAAAAATACGAGGAGGAACTTTTAGCGTCTGGTATACACATGCGTCCGGTACAAGAAGAACTTATTGACAGATTCTGGAACTCTACACTGGGGCGCCCAGAAATACCTAATACCCCAATTAAAGTGTTGCCGCTACAGTTTGCTG GACGCACTTGGCAAGATAAGGTGAGTGACATGCGTACTGCAATGGAGGCGAAAAGAGTTGACATGTTAGTTGTCACCGCTTTAGATGAAACAGCGT ggtTGTTTAATTTGAGAGCGACCGATATAGATTATAATCCTTTCTTTATATCCTACGCTATTGTGGAAAAGGTCAGGGTAAC GCTGTTTCTATTGAACCATTTAACAAAGATTACTGCAAACCCAACTGACAAAGCGTCGACCGTAACAGTAGCTGAACATCTGAATACAAACAATGATGGAACTTGTGCTAACAAAACAGGAGCTTGTGTCGAG gtaaAAGCGTATAACCCTGACGATGTTATCAATACTGTCAAGTCCCGGTCACAGACTATCAATAAAATTTGGCTGGGCTACTCCTGTAACTATGCAATATATTCTGCAGTTAATGAG AGCAAAATTCACCAAGCCAATACTCCTATAGCCATCGCGAAGGTCCGAAAGAACCCAGTAGAAGTTGCAGGAATGAAGAATTCTCAT ATACGAGACGCTGCCGCCCTGATATCCTTCCTGGAAAAGTTAGAGAAAGAAGTGAAAGCAGGAAAAGTTTGGACGGAACTGTCTGCAGCAAAAGATCTCGAAAGATACAGGAC AAAGCAGAAGTATAATCGAGGGTTGagttttaaatctatatctgGTTTTGGGGCAAATGGAGCAATAATTCACTACTCAGTAACCAACGTGACCAACATTAATATCACAACTAACGGCATGTACTTGCTAGATTCTGGAGGACAGTATCT AGATGGCACCACAGACGTTACTAGAACATTCCATTATGGCATACCTACAGATTATCAGAAG GAGTGCTACACACGTGTTTTAATGGGACATATCGACTTGTTTCAAGCAAAATGGCCAAAGGGCTTATATG GTCGTGAAATCGATACATTTGCTAGACGACCTCTGTGGGATGTTGGTTTGGTGTACAGGCACGGTACCGGGCATGGCATAGGGATGTACCTCAGTGTTCATGAAG GGCCTGGAAGAATATCGTTATCACACAGTTCGTATGAACGTGATAACATCTTGGACACAAATCAGTTCTTTTCTGACG AGCCAGGTTACTATGAGGATGGAAAGTTTGGAATTAGGTTAGAAAACATCGTGATGGTCAAAAATGCTTCAACTACG TACACATTTCCAGGAACACAGTTCTTAACGTTTGAACATGTCACCTTAGTGCCATACGAACCACATCTTATTAAATTCGAATTGCTCAGTGGAAAACAG ATTTGCTATTTAAATGGATACAGCAAGATGGTGAGGGATCACGTCGGACCAGAGTTAAAAAGGCAGAGAAAGTACGAGGCATACGAATGGATGATGAGGAAAACAGAGCCAGTATAA